The following proteins are encoded in a genomic region of Pseudomonadales bacterium:
- a CDS encoding IscS subfamily cysteine desulfurase — MKLPIYFDYAATTPVDPRVAQKMCECLTLDGNFGNPASRSHMFGWKAEEAAENARNQVAALIGADPREIVWTSGATESDNLAIKGVAHFNEKKGKHIITSKIEHKAVLDTCRQLEREGFEVTYLDPTPEGLIEPQQVADALRPDTTLVSIMHVNNEIGTINDIAAIGAICRAKGVLYHVDAAQSAGKVPLNMAELPVDLLSLSAHKVYGPKGIGALYVGRKPRVRIEAQMHGGGHERGMRSGTLPTHQIVGMGEAFRIAGEEMATENARFLALRNRLLAGVSDIEQVFINGSLDHRIAGNLNISFAFVEGESLMMSLKDLALSSGSACTSASLEPSYVLRALGLSDELAHSSLRFSIGRFTTEEDIDFAVEQLRKAVSKLRELSPLWDMYKEGIDLNSVQWAAH, encoded by the coding sequence ATGAAACTACCGATTTATTTTGATTACGCAGCTACCACGCCAGTTGACCCTCGTGTTGCACAAAAAATGTGCGAGTGCTTAACGCTGGATGGCAATTTTGGTAATCCCGCGTCGCGTTCGCATATGTTTGGTTGGAAAGCCGAAGAAGCTGCAGAAAATGCACGCAATCAAGTGGCTGCATTGATTGGTGCAGATCCGCGTGAAATTGTTTGGACTTCTGGTGCGACAGAATCTGACAACTTGGCGATTAAAGGTGTTGCCCATTTCAATGAGAAAAAAGGCAAACACATCATCACTTCCAAAATCGAACACAAAGCCGTGTTGGATACTTGCCGTCAATTAGAGCGCGAAGGTTTTGAAGTCACTTATTTGGATCCAACACCTGAAGGTTTGATTGAGCCGCAACAAGTGGCGGATGCGTTGCGTCCAGACACCACTTTGGTTTCTATCATGCATGTCAATAATGAAATTGGCACGATCAATGACATCGCGGCGATTGGTGCAATCTGTCGTGCAAAAGGCGTTTTGTATCATGTGGATGCAGCGCAGAGCGCAGGCAAAGTACCATTGAATATGGCGGAGTTGCCAGTGGATTTGCTTTCACTGTCAGCGCACAAAGTTTACGGTCCTAAAGGTATTGGTGCGTTGTATGTAGGGCGTAAACCGCGTGTGCGTATCGAAGCGCAAATGCACGGCGGCGGTCACGAGCGCGGTATGCGCTCTGGCACTTTGCCTACGCATCAGATCGTTGGTATGGGTGAAGCATTTCGCATCGCAGGTGAAGAAATGGCAACAGAAAACGCGCGCTTTTTAGCGTTGCGCAATCGTTTGTTGGCTGGCGTTAGCGATATTGAACAAGTATTTATCAACGGCTCTTTGGATCATCGCATCGCAGGCAATCTCAATATCAGTTTTGCTTTTGTTGAAGGTGAATCGTTGATGATGTCGCTGAAAGATCTCGCACTGTCTTCGGGTTCTGCGTGTACTTCGGCGAGCTTGGAACCTTCTTATGTATTGCGCGCCTTAGGCTTGAGTGATGAGTTGGCGCACAGCTCGCTGCGTTTCAGTATCGGTCGTTTTACAACGGAAGAAGATATTGATTTTGCGGTAGAGCAGTTGCGCAAAGCCGTGAGCAAATTACGCGAATTGTCACCTTTGTGGGATATGTACAAAGAAGGGATTGATTTGAATTCTGTTCAATGGGCTGCGCATTAA
- the iscU gene encoding Fe-S cluster assembly scaffold IscU → MAYSEKVIDHYENPRNVGVLDTKSDNVGTGMVGAPACGDVMRLQIQVNDQGIIEDAKFKTYGCGSAIASSSLLTEWVKGKTLDEASLIKNVDIAEELALPPVKIHCSVLAEDAIKAAISDLKQKRGQ, encoded by the coding sequence ATGGCATACAGTGAAAAAGTGATCGATCATTATGAAAACCCACGCAATGTCGGCGTGTTGGATACAAAATCAGACAATGTTGGCACGGGCATGGTCGGTGCGCCCGCTTGCGGCGATGTGATGCGTCTGCAAATTCAAGTGAATGATCAAGGCATTATCGAAGATGCTAAGTTCAAAACTTATGGCTGCGGTTCTGCGATTGCCTCCAGTTCGTTGTTGACGGAGTGGGTGAAAGGCAAAACGCTGGACGAAGCTTCATTGATCAAAAATGTGGATATTGCTGAAGAGCTGGCGTTGCCGCCGGTCAAAATTCACTGCTCTGTTTTGGCGGAAGACGCCATCAAAGCAGCGATCAGTGATCTCAAGCAAAAACGCGGGCAGTGA
- the iscA gene encoding iron-sulfur cluster assembly protein IscA: MAITMTEAARNHVRNFLTNRGRGVGVRLGVKTAGCSGLSYVLEFVDELQEGDAVFDNDGVKVVVDGKSLVYLDGTELDYTKEGLNEGFQFNNPNVSAECGCGESFHI, encoded by the coding sequence ATGGCCATAACGATGACAGAAGCTGCGCGCAATCATGTGCGCAATTTTTTAACCAACCGCGGGCGCGGTGTGGGCGTGCGCTTAGGTGTAAAAACGGCAGGCTGTTCTGGATTGTCTTATGTGTTGGAGTTTGTCGATGAACTGCAAGAAGGCGATGCAGTATTTGATAACGACGGCGTGAAAGTCGTCGTGGATGGCAAGAGCTTGGTTTATCTCGACGGCACCGAACTGGATTACACCAAGGAAGGCTTGAACGAAGGATTTCAATTCAACAATCCTAACGTCAGTGCCGAATGCGGTTGTGGCGAAAGTTTTCATATCTGA
- the hscB gene encoding Fe-S protein assembly co-chaperone HscB, with protein sequence MATSTEHAIACTLKPLLSDEQDYFSIFGLQPSWEVDVAQLAERYRQLQQAVHPDRFMRECDRSQRLAQQQAAQVNAAFNTLKSPLLRAQYLLEREGQAHAQERTVHDGAFLMAQIELRERLDDAAGDLSALDQLTADVQQQSRQYQHQFADYWQKKDWSAAQSAVDKLQFATKLLQEIENRQELLLDE encoded by the coding sequence ATGGCCACCTCTACCGAGCACGCCATCGCCTGCACTTTGAAACCGCTGCTGAGCGACGAGCAGGATTATTTTTCTATCTTTGGTTTGCAGCCGTCTTGGGAAGTTGATGTGGCTCAATTGGCTGAGCGCTATCGCCAATTGCAACAAGCTGTGCATCCTGATCGTTTTATGCGCGAGTGTGATCGCTCGCAGCGTTTGGCGCAGCAGCAAGCGGCACAAGTGAACGCCGCCTTTAATACATTGAAATCTCCTCTTTTACGCGCGCAATATTTGTTGGAGCGCGAAGGGCAGGCGCATGCGCAGGAAAGAACCGTGCATGACGGTGCTTTTTTGATGGCGCAAATTGAATTGCGCGAGCGACTGGACGATGCGGCGGGTGATTTGTCGGCGTTGGATCAGCTGACGGCAGATGTGCAACAGCAATCGCGCCAATATCAACATCAGTTTGCGGATTACTGGCAGAAAAAAGATTGGTCAGCCGCGCAAAGTGCTGTCGATAAATTGCAGTTTGCAACAAAATTGTTACAAGAAATTGAAAATCGACAAGAGCTATTATTGGATGAATGA
- the hscA gene encoding Fe-S protein assembly chaperone HscA, whose amino-acid sequence MALLQISEPGMSPAPHAHKRAAGIDLGTTHSLVATVRSGSPVVLADENGEVILPSAVHYFADGHAEVGAVARLQAAEDPLNTLVSVKRLMGRGVQDMQQLGGGFSYHFADQDGMVKIETAAGLISPVQASAEILRELSTRASATLGGDLDGVVITVPAYFDDAQRQATKDAGVLAGLKVMRLLNEPTAAAVAYGLDRGEEGVIAVFDLGGGTLDISILRLSRGVFEVLATVGDTALGGDDFDNALAEWVLQQAKVDALDFSARRALLDACRVAKEALSYTNSVEIAFGAWTGFISREQYDALIEPLVERGVRCCRKAMRDAKVPANEIAHVVMVGGSTRCPFVRKKVGDFFQQTPLTDIDPDCVVALGAAIQADQLVGNRPDNELLLLDVIPLSLGIETMGGLVEKIILRNTTIPVAKAQEFTTFKDGQTAMSIHVVQGEREMVSDCRSLAKFELRNIPPMVAGAAHIRVTFQVDADGLLSVSARENSSGVQASVTVKPSYGLEDGDIVRILQDSFANAKEDVLARKIREQRLEARRMLESLQSAVRVDRALLSDAEHTLLQNLMKELQNQEKNEDSRAIAEVVERAGRDSEFFAARRMDAAIQKALAGKSVDDFSVTNSSKEN is encoded by the coding sequence ATGGCACTGTTACAAATTTCTGAACCCGGTATGAGTCCTGCGCCGCACGCACACAAGCGTGCAGCGGGTATAGATCTGGGTACAACGCATTCTCTGGTTGCCACTGTGCGCAGTGGTTCGCCTGTTGTATTGGCTGATGAAAATGGCGAAGTGATTTTGCCTTCGGCTGTGCATTATTTTGCCGATGGTCATGCTGAGGTAGGTGCCGTTGCGCGCTTACAGGCAGCCGAAGATCCACTGAATACATTGGTGTCGGTGAAGCGTTTGATGGGGCGCGGCGTGCAAGACATGCAGCAGCTCGGTGGTGGTTTCTCTTATCATTTTGCTGATCAAGACGGCATGGTGAAAATTGAAACGGCGGCGGGGTTGATCAGCCCCGTGCAAGCTTCGGCTGAAATTTTGCGTGAATTATCTACGCGCGCTAGCGCAACGCTAGGCGGCGATTTAGATGGCGTGGTGATCACGGTGCCTGCGTATTTTGATGATGCGCAGCGTCAGGCAACGAAGGATGCTGGAGTACTCGCCGGTTTGAAGGTGATGCGCCTGCTCAATGAGCCCACCGCAGCAGCGGTTGCTTACGGTTTAGATCGCGGCGAAGAGGGTGTGATCGCTGTTTTTGATTTAGGTGGCGGTACGCTAGATATTTCTATTCTGCGTTTGTCGCGCGGCGTGTTTGAGGTGTTAGCAACGGTTGGCGATACCGCGTTAGGTGGCGATGATTTTGATAATGCATTGGCAGAATGGGTTTTACAGCAAGCCAAAGTTGATGCTTTAGATTTTTCAGCGCGCCGTGCGTTGCTGGATGCTTGCCGCGTTGCGAAAGAAGCGTTGTCGTATACCAATTCTGTTGAAATCGCTTTCGGCGCGTGGACTGGTTTTATTTCACGCGAGCAATACGATGCGCTGATTGAGCCTTTAGTCGAGCGAGGTGTGCGTTGCTGTCGTAAAGCAATGCGCGATGCCAAAGTACCAGCAAACGAAATTGCGCATGTTGTAATGGTCGGTGGTTCAACGCGCTGTCCTTTTGTGCGCAAAAAAGTGGGCGATTTTTTTCAGCAAACGCCGTTGACCGATATTGATCCTGATTGTGTGGTGGCTTTAGGCGCTGCAATACAAGCCGATCAGTTGGTCGGCAATCGTCCTGATAACGAATTGTTGTTACTGGATGTCATTCCGCTGTCTCTCGGTATCGAAACCATGGGCGGTTTGGTGGAAAAAATCATTTTGCGCAATACCACGATACCTGTGGCGAAAGCACAGGAGTTCACCACTTTCAAAGACGGCCAAACCGCGATGAGTATTCATGTGGTGCAAGGTGAACGCGAAATGGTGAGCGATTGTCGATCGCTGGCAAAATTTGAATTGCGCAATATTCCACCGATGGTGGCGGGTGCTGCACATATTCGCGTGACTTTCCAAGTGGATGCCGATGGTTTGCTCAGTGTCAGCGCACGCGAAAATAGCAGTGGTGTGCAGGCGAGCGTTACCGTTAAACCTTCTTATGGTTTAGAAGATGGCGACATCGTGCGTATCTTGCAGGATTCTTTTGCGAATGCGAAAGAAGATGTGTTGGCAAGAAAAATTAGAGAGCAGCGTTTGGAAGCACGCCGTATGTTGGAAAGTTTGCAATCTGCGGTGCGCGTAGATCGCGCTTTGTTGAGTGACGCTGAACATACATTGCTACAAAACTTGATGAAGGAATTGCAAAATCAAGAAAAAAATGAAGACAGCCGTGCGATTGCTGAAGTGGTCGAGCGCGCTGGTCGTGACAGTGAGTTTTTTGCCGCGCGTCGCATGGATGCTGCTATTCAAAAAGCATTGGCAGGTAAAAGTGTCGATGATTTTTCCGTAACGAATAGCAGCAAGGAGAATTGA
- the fdx gene encoding ISC system 2Fe-2S type ferredoxin, with the protein MPKIVFLPHETLCPDGAVVEAIKGDSICVTALKHGIKIEHACEMSCACTTCHVIVREGGDSLESPDELEDDMLDKAWGLEPDSRLSCQALVADEDLVVEIPKYTINLASERH; encoded by the coding sequence ATGCCAAAAATTGTTTTTTTGCCTCATGAAACGCTGTGCCCTGATGGTGCGGTGGTTGAAGCCATCAAGGGCGACAGTATTTGTGTCACTGCGTTGAAGCACGGTATCAAAATTGAACATGCCTGCGAGATGTCCTGTGCTTGCACAACGTGCCATGTCATCGTACGCGAAGGAGGGGATTCGCTGGAGTCACCCGATGAACTGGAAGACGATATGTTGGATAAAGCGTGGGGTTTGGAGCCGGATTCGCGCTTGAGTTGTCAGGCGTTGGTTGCTGATGAAGATTTGGTCGTTGAGATTCCTAAGTACACCATCAACCTCGCGTCAGAACGCCACTGA
- the iscX gene encoding Fe-S cluster assembly protein IscX, producing the protein MKWTDVQDIAIELADTQKEIDPRYVNFVTLRDLVLALPDFNDDPERCGEKVLEAIQAAWMDELD; encoded by the coding sequence ATGAAGTGGACGGATGTACAAGATATCGCCATTGAATTGGCGGATACACAAAAAGAGATCGACCCGCGTTATGTCAACTTTGTAACCTTGCGGGATCTCGTGTTGGCACTGCCAGACTTCAATGACGATCCCGAGCGCTGTGGCGAGAAAGTGCTAGAGGCCATTCAAGCCGCTTGGATGGACGAGCTGGATTGA
- the ndk gene encoding nucleoside-diphosphate kinase: MAVESTLSIIKPDAVAKNAIGAIYSRFEQAGLKIAASRMKHLSQAEAEGFYAEHRERGFFKDLVAFMTSGPVVVQVLVGENAIAKNRELMGATDPKQADAGTIRADFATSIDANAVHGSDSAASAAREIAYFFPATDIYLR; the protein is encoded by the coding sequence ATGGCTGTAGAAAGCACCTTGTCTATCATCAAACCTGACGCTGTTGCTAAGAATGCGATCGGTGCTATTTACAGCCGTTTTGAGCAAGCAGGTCTTAAAATCGCTGCTTCGCGCATGAAGCACCTCAGCCAAGCAGAGGCTGAAGGTTTCTATGCCGAGCACCGCGAGCGCGGTTTCTTCAAAGATTTGGTGGCGTTCATGACTTCTGGCCCTGTCGTGGTTCAGGTGCTGGTGGGTGAAAACGCTATCGCTAAAAACCGTGAGTTGATGGGTGCAACGGATCCAAAACAAGCCGATGCAGGCACGATTCGTGCGGATTTTGCGACCAGCATCGACGCTAACGCTGTACACGGTTCTGACTCAGCTGCTTCTGCAGCACGAGAAATTGCGTACTTCTTCCCAGCGACCGATATTTACCTGCGCTGA
- the rlmN gene encoding 23S rRNA (adenine(2503)-C(2))-methyltransferase RlmN gives MSQIVDKVNLLGLSSAKLEAFFAELGEKPFRARQVLQWIHQRGVDDFEQMSNLSKSLREKLAAVAEVRPPELLQQLESIDGTRKWLMRVSGGSCIETVFIPEKKRGTLCVSSQVGCSLDCSFCATGKQGFQRDLTAAEIVGQLWLAAKSFDSLNPQADRVISNVVLMGMGEPLLNFDNVVDAVNLMMNDHAYGLSKRRVTLSTSGVVPMLDELGKHTDVSLAISLHAPNDALRDELVPINRKYPIAMLLDSVKRYLAGLPDKRSATIEYTLIDGVNDKPEHAQQLAALLHDVPSKINLIPFNPFSLSDYRRVSNNRLYRFRDILIEAGYTTTIRTTRGDDIDAACGQLAGMVNDRTRRSARYEQARSASTGDIVRIVQGE, from the coding sequence ATGAGCCAGATAGTCGACAAGGTGAATCTGCTCGGTCTCAGCTCGGCCAAATTAGAGGCATTTTTTGCGGAGTTGGGTGAAAAACCGTTCCGCGCGCGCCAAGTATTGCAATGGATACATCAACGCGGTGTGGATGATTTTGAGCAGATGTCCAATCTCTCAAAATCTCTGCGCGAAAAACTCGCCGCCGTGGCGGAAGTGCGACCACCGGAATTGTTGCAACAATTGGAATCGATCGACGGTACGCGCAAGTGGTTGATGCGTGTTTCCGGCGGCAGTTGTATCGAAACCGTCTTTATCCCCGAAAAAAAACGCGGAACCCTGTGTGTGTCGTCACAGGTGGGGTGCTCGCTGGATTGCAGTTTTTGCGCCACCGGCAAACAGGGTTTTCAGCGCGATTTAACTGCCGCAGAAATTGTCGGTCAGTTGTGGTTGGCGGCAAAATCTTTCGATAGTTTGAACCCGCAAGCGGATCGCGTGATTTCCAATGTGGTGCTGATGGGCATGGGCGAGCCTCTGCTTAACTTTGACAATGTGGTCGATGCCGTCAATTTGATGATGAACGATCACGCTTACGGTTTGTCGAAACGGCGCGTCACGCTCAGCACTTCAGGCGTGGTGCCGATGTTGGATGAACTCGGCAAGCACACCGATGTGTCGCTGGCGATTTCGCTGCACGCACCGAACGATGCGCTGCGCGATGAATTGGTGCCGATCAACCGCAAATACCCGATTGCTATGTTGCTAGATTCAGTCAAGCGCTATCTCGCTGGTCTGCCGGATAAACGAAGCGCAACCATCGAGTACACGCTGATTGACGGTGTGAACGATAAACCTGAGCACGCGCAGCAATTGGCAGCGCTGTTGCACGATGTGCCATCCAAAATCAATTTGATTCCATTTAATCCGTTTTCACTGTCGGACTATCGACGCGTCAGCAATAACCGTTTGTACCGTTTCCGTGACATTTTGATTGAAGCAGGGTATACAACCACCATTCGCACCACCCGTGGTGACGATATTGATGCAGCCTGTGGTCAGTTGGCCGGCATGGTGAATGACCGGACGCGGCGCAGCGCGCGTTACGAGCAGGCAAGATCAGCTTCCACTGGCGATATTGTGCGTATAGTTCAAGGAGAGTAG
- the pilW gene encoding type IV pilus biogenesis/stability protein PilW: MKFLVRLLMSIFVCGTLLLSGCVTETVNDATGKPVPRADSKVDMKSALSDYITLANGYMRDGRRDMALRAIKRGLAIDDDSAEMHNVLAYYYLTDGEFELAEKEYKTALSSDSDFTATYVNYGVFLYQRKRYDEACEKFAKATDDVMYAKRDAAFLNYGICLKKQGKMKEAEEALRRSYVNNARNTAVILEMAELKFDTGEFAQSSQLYEKYIATSKQNAQSLWLGIRLSRALKQADKESSYALLLKNHFANSPQYSEYQAWARAK; encoded by the coding sequence ATGAAGTTTTTAGTGCGTTTGTTGATGAGTATTTTTGTGTGCGGCACTTTGCTGTTATCAGGCTGCGTGACAGAGACAGTCAATGACGCGACAGGAAAACCTGTTCCTCGTGCTGATAGTAAAGTGGATATGAAATCGGCGTTGTCGGATTACATTACGCTGGCCAATGGTTATATGCGTGACGGCCGTCGCGATATGGCTTTGCGCGCTATTAAAAGAGGTTTGGCAATCGATGATGATTCAGCCGAGATGCACAATGTGTTGGCCTATTATTATCTGACGGATGGTGAATTTGAGTTGGCAGAAAAAGAATATAAGACGGCATTGAGTAGTGATTCTGATTTTACGGCCACCTATGTTAATTACGGTGTGTTCTTATATCAGCGCAAACGCTATGACGAAGCGTGCGAAAAGTTTGCTAAAGCAACAGACGATGTTATGTATGCTAAGCGCGATGCTGCATTTCTTAACTACGGTATTTGCCTTAAAAAGCAAGGAAAGATGAAAGAGGCTGAAGAGGCTTTGCGTCGTAGTTATGTCAATAATGCGCGCAACACAGCTGTTATTTTAGAAATGGCAGAGCTGAAATTTGATACAGGAGAATTTGCTCAAAGCAGTCAGCTGTATGAAAAATATATAGCAACTTCTAAGCAAAATGCTCAGTCCCTCTGGTTGGGTATTCGTTTGTCGCGTGCACTAAAACAAGCGGATAAAGAATCCAGTTATGCGCTGCTGCTTAAAAACCATTTCGCCAACTCTCCGCAGTACAGTGAATATCAAGCTTGGGCGAGAGCTAAATGA